The following are encoded together in the Misgurnus anguillicaudatus chromosome 14, ASM2758022v2, whole genome shotgun sequence genome:
- the LOC141369515 gene encoding uncharacterized protein, with the protein MYFWKKDTFLLVYLTVMTLAAQEGNIFATNFTSSTTGISSTTVEDSTSESTQTTSVSESSLSPTTERTSTSEVTSSTTVILSTTVENSTSKQTQTTSVSESSPSPTTEGTSTSEVTSSTTGISLITVEDSTSKQTQTTSVSESSPSPTTEGIRTSKVTEFTTKITCQDCDCNGSPCFFNPTTEKCQCQCKPPTFGDKCNFVTGSSPADLSGNTPTRKAKISLRLKMDFLPAYGNVNSPQYKNLAFILKREVSILCRRADDRNFKDVNITNLRPGSVIADSIAEYNYPNNNTQIQFLNKDLERTLESIFHDSESFRNLSAALGSVSIENPNITTETPEIFNITGLQEYVRCTEGFANFTAELVDDEWVCVGPCEKDPNYCSKRGQCFNEINGSQCQCDRSNFEEYYGTNCELYRRGAAFYAALFGSLAAFIVIVIVIVVVVLRFRSSSSKTSF; encoded by the exons ATGTATTTCTGGAAAAAAGACACATTTCTGCTGGTGTATTTAACAGTCATGACTCTTGCAGCACAGGA AGGAAACATATTTGCAACAAACTTCACATCATCAACAACAGGAATATCATCAACTACAGTAGAAGACTCAACAAGTGAGTCGACACAAACCACAAGTGTTTCTGAATCTTCACTATCACCTACCACGGAAAGAACGAGTACTTCAGAAGTAACCTCATCCACAACTGTAATATTATCAACTACAGTAGAAAACTCAACAAGCAAGCAGACACAAACCACAAGTGTTTCTGAATCTTCACCATCACCTACCACAGAAGGAACGAGTACTTCAGAAGTTACCTCATCCACAACAGGAATATCATTAATTACAGTAGAAGACTCAACAAGCAAGCAGACACAAACCACAAGCGTTTCTGAATCTTCACCATCACCTACCACAGAAGGAATAAGAACATCAAAAGTTACCGaatttacaacaaaaataaCCTGTCAGGATTGTGACTGTAATGGGTCCCCATGCTTTTTCAATCCGACAACTGAAAAATGTCAATGTCAGTGCAAACCCCCTACTTTCGGGGATAAATGCAATTTTGTAACTGGTTCTTCCCCAGCTGATTTAT CTGGAAACACTCCCACAAGAAAGGCAAAGATCTCTCTTAGACTTAAGATGGACTTTCTTCCAGCGTATGGAAATGTAAATTCTCCTCAATACAAAAATCTAGCTTTCATTTTAAAACGTGAG GTTTCAATTCTCTGCAGAAGAGCAGATGACCGAAACTTCAAAGATGTAAATATTACAAATCTACG GCCAGGAAGTGTTATTGCTGACAGTATTGCTGAATACAACTATCCCAACAATAACACACAAATTCAGTTTTTAAACAAAGATCTGGAACGCACACTGGAAAGCATCTTTCATGATTCAGAATCTTTTAGAAATCTCTCTGCTGCTCTCGGCAGTGTTTCCATTGAAAATCCAAATATTACCACGGAGACACCTGAAATATTTA ATATTACAGGTTTACAGGAATATGTGAGGTGCACTGAGGGATTTGCAAACTTTACAGCGGAGCTTGTAGATGATGAATGGGTATGTGTGGGACCGTGTGAAAAAGATCCGAATTACTGCAGTAAACGTGGTCAATGCTTCAATGAGATAAATGGATCACAATGCCA GTGTGATCGATCAAACTTTGAGGAGTACTATGGAACCAACTGTGAGCTTTACCGCAGAGGAGCCGCTTTCTATGCTGCTCTGTTTGGGAGTTTAGCAGCTTTTATTGTGATTGTCATTGTAATTGTTGTGGTTGTGCTTCGGTTTAGATCCAGCAG CAGCAAGACATCATTCTAA
- the errfi1a gene encoding ERBB receptor feedback inhibitor 1a isoform X2 has protein sequence MRIDCSCSMSTAGLTAQEICLPAQSLFLRASHWHSMAGKYLHNLYFTLDSSKDYNLQSQQQVPSFSERARLKSPNSPVVQPVLPKKSRPTQLTLSTSSPVEDDQVVPCFQRLTVSDRNSPPQTPSRVAKPLPPIPGSAELSPDHATDSEVEFFNGDDNSCLVSETCSKHSPFRYGMLSRRSLRDCGQINYAYYEGPIPQQKQQLQVHPKPQVHPQVHTQVHPQVHTQVHPQVHTQVHPQVHTQVHPQVHTQVHPQVHTQVHPQVHTQVHPQKLRQERETQQREHHNPQQQNCLRQQERTQKKLRRSNSGPPGCLNKHHPLRLATHHRHTQVLDKPEVPPRVPIPPRPVKDYRRWSAEVPSGAHSDEDRPPKVPPREPLSGGNSRTPSPKSLPVYLNGIMPPTQSFAPNPQYVSLQRQNSEGSPCILPVIENGRIASTTHYFLLPQRPAYLDKHEKYLTDISAGRGADVSDSSSDWDCQSKRKTTHQIDLV, from the exons ATGCGAATCGACTGCAGCTGTAGCATGTCCACTGCAGGCTTGACTGCCCAGGAGATCTGTTTACCCGCACAAAGCCTTTTCCTGCGGGCCAGCCATTGGCATAGCATGGCCGGGAAATACCTACACAA CTTGTACTTCACCCTCGACTCATCTAAGGATTATAACCTTCAGTCCCAGCAACAAGTCCCATCTTTCTCAG AACGAGCTCGTCTTAAATCCCCAAACAGCCCTGTAGTTCAACCCGTGCTCCCAAAGAAGTCCAGACCGACCCAGCTCACCTTGTCTACGTCTAGCCCTGTTGAGGATGACCAAGTGGTTCCCTGCTTTCAACGTCTTACGGTGTCCGACCGCAACAGCCCTCCTCAAACGCCTAGCCGAGTCGCCAAACCTCTTCCCCCCATTCCTGGCTCGGCTGAACTTTCACCAGATCACGCTACGGACAGTGAGGTTGAGTTCTTCAACGGAGATGACAATAGCTGCCTTGTTTCCGAAACTTGCTCCAAACACTCTCCGTTTCGCTACGGAATGCTCAGTAGACGGAGTTTAAGGGATTGTGGACAGATTAACTATGCCTACTACGAAGGTCCAATACCTCAGCAGAAGCAGCAGCTGCAGGTGCATCCAAAGCCGCAGGTGCACCCGCAAGTGCATACGCAGGTGCACCCGCAAGTGCATACGCAGGTGCACCCGCAAGTGCATACGCAGGTGCACCCACAAGTGCATACGCAGGTGCACCCGCAAGTGCATACGCAGGTGCACCCACAAGTGCATACGCAG GTGCACCCACAAGTACATACGCAAGTGCATCCGCAGAAGCTGAGACAGGAGCGAGAAACGCAACAAAGGGAACATCATAACCCTCAACAGCAAAACTGTCTCCGACAGCAGGAACGTACGCAAAAGAAGCTGCGGCGCTCGAATTCTGGCCCCCCTGGCTGTTTAAACAAACACCACCCCCTCCGTCTTGCCACTCACCATCGCCACACGCAAGTCCTGGATAAACCGGAGGTTCCTCCCCGAGTCCCAATTCCCCCACGACCGGTTAAAGACTACCGCCGCTGGTCAGCCGAAGTCCCGTCGGGGGCCCACAGCGACGAGGACAGACCTCCTAAAGTCCCTCCTAGAGAACCTCTATCTGGGGGTAATTCCCGTACTCCCAGCCCAAAGAGCCTTCCGGTGTACCTCAACGGGATCATGCCCCCCACCCAAAGCTTTGCACCGAACCCTCAATACGTCAGTCTGCAGCGACAGAACAGCGAAGGCTCGCCGTGCATTTTACCCGTGATAGAGAACGGACGGATAGCCAGTACGACGCATTACTTCCTTTTGCCGCAACGGCCCGCGTACCTGGACAAACACGAGAAGTATTTAACGGACATCTCTGCGGGTCGAGGCGCCGACGTCTCGGATTCGAGTTCGGACTGGGACTGTCAAAGCAAAAGGAAAACGACGCACCAGATAGACTTGGTATGA
- the errfi1a gene encoding ERBB receptor feedback inhibitor 1a isoform X1, translating into MRIDCSCSMSTAGLTAQEICLPAQSLFLRASHWHSMAGKYLHNLYFTLDSSKDYNLQSQQQVPSFSERARLKSPNSPVVQPVLPKKSRPTQLTLSTSSPVEDDQVVPCFQRLTVSDRNSPPQTPSRVAKPLPPIPGSAELSPDHATDSEVEFFNGDDNSCLVSETCSKHSPFRYGMLSRRSLRDCGQINYAYYEGPIPQQKQQLQVHPKPQVHPQVHTQVHPQVHTQVHPQVHTQVHPQVHTQVHPQVHTQVHPQVHTQVHPQVHSQVHPQVHSQVHPQVHPQVHPQVHTQVHPQKLRQERETQQREHHNPQQQNCLRQQERTQKKLRRSNSGPPGCLNKHHPLRLATHHRHTQVLDKPEVPPRVPIPPRPVKDYRRWSAEVPSGAHSDEDRPPKVPPREPLSGGNSRTPSPKSLPVYLNGIMPPTQSFAPNPQYVSLQRQNSEGSPCILPVIENGRIASTTHYFLLPQRPAYLDKHEKYLTDISAGRGADVSDSSSDWDCQSKRKTTHQIDLV; encoded by the exons ATGCGAATCGACTGCAGCTGTAGCATGTCCACTGCAGGCTTGACTGCCCAGGAGATCTGTTTACCCGCACAAAGCCTTTTCCTGCGGGCCAGCCATTGGCATAGCATGGCCGGGAAATACCTACACAA CTTGTACTTCACCCTCGACTCATCTAAGGATTATAACCTTCAGTCCCAGCAACAAGTCCCATCTTTCTCAG AACGAGCTCGTCTTAAATCCCCAAACAGCCCTGTAGTTCAACCCGTGCTCCCAAAGAAGTCCAGACCGACCCAGCTCACCTTGTCTACGTCTAGCCCTGTTGAGGATGACCAAGTGGTTCCCTGCTTTCAACGTCTTACGGTGTCCGACCGCAACAGCCCTCCTCAAACGCCTAGCCGAGTCGCCAAACCTCTTCCCCCCATTCCTGGCTCGGCTGAACTTTCACCAGATCACGCTACGGACAGTGAGGTTGAGTTCTTCAACGGAGATGACAATAGCTGCCTTGTTTCCGAAACTTGCTCCAAACACTCTCCGTTTCGCTACGGAATGCTCAGTAGACGGAGTTTAAGGGATTGTGGACAGATTAACTATGCCTACTACGAAGGTCCAATACCTCAGCAGAAGCAGCAGCTGCAGGTGCATCCAAAGCCGCAGGTGCACCCGCAAGTGCATACGCAGGTGCACCCGCAAGTGCATACGCAGGTGCACCCGCAAGTGCATACGCAGGTGCACCCACAAGTGCATACGCAGGTGCACCCGCAAGTGCATACGCAGGTGCACCCACAAGTGCATACGCAGGTGCACCCACAAGTGCATTCTCAGGTGCACCCACAAGTGCATTCTCAGGTGCACCCACAAGTGCATCCGCAGGTGCACCCACAAGTACATACGCAAGTGCATCCGCAGAAGCTGAGACAGGAGCGAGAAACGCAACAAAGGGAACATCATAACCCTCAACAGCAAAACTGTCTCCGACAGCAGGAACGTACGCAAAAGAAGCTGCGGCGCTCGAATTCTGGCCCCCCTGGCTGTTTAAACAAACACCACCCCCTCCGTCTTGCCACTCACCATCGCCACACGCAAGTCCTGGATAAACCGGAGGTTCCTCCCCGAGTCCCAATTCCCCCACGACCGGTTAAAGACTACCGCCGCTGGTCAGCCGAAGTCCCGTCGGGGGCCCACAGCGACGAGGACAGACCTCCTAAAGTCCCTCCTAGAGAACCTCTATCTGGGGGTAATTCCCGTACTCCCAGCCCAAAGAGCCTTCCGGTGTACCTCAACGGGATCATGCCCCCCACCCAAAGCTTTGCACCGAACCCTCAATACGTCAGTCTGCAGCGACAGAACAGCGAAGGCTCGCCGTGCATTTTACCCGTGATAGAGAACGGACGGATAGCCAGTACGACGCATTACTTCCTTTTGCCGCAACGGCCCGCGTACCTGGACAAACACGAGAAGTATTTAACGGACATCTCTGCGGGTCGAGGCGCCGACGTCTCGGATTCGAGTTCGGACTGGGACTGTCAAAGCAAAAGGAAAACGACGCACCAGATAGACTTGGTATGA